One genomic segment of Amycolatopsis sp. WQ 127309 includes these proteins:
- a CDS encoding DinB family protein, translating to MDLAADLHRYLQDSRNSLLASLDGLSEYDVRRPMTPTATNLLGLVKHLAGVEFGYLGDSVGRPAPVPLPWVEDASIWDSADMWATAGQTREELVTLYRRAWRHSDESIAQFPLDAPASVSWWPEERRRTTFGSLLVRVVAETAQHAGHADIIREAIDGRPGADHDVAGDADWWTRHLARVQEAADQHDGVSRPG from the coding sequence ATGGACCTCGCCGCCGATCTGCACCGCTACCTCCAGGACTCGCGGAACAGCCTGCTCGCGTCGCTGGACGGGCTGAGCGAGTACGACGTCCGCCGGCCGATGACGCCGACGGCGACCAACCTGCTGGGCCTGGTCAAGCACCTGGCCGGCGTCGAGTTCGGGTACCTCGGCGACAGCGTGGGCCGCCCCGCTCCAGTGCCGCTGCCGTGGGTGGAAGACGCGTCGATCTGGGACAGCGCGGACATGTGGGCCACGGCCGGGCAGACCCGCGAGGAGCTGGTCACCCTCTACCGCCGAGCGTGGCGGCACTCCGACGAGTCGATCGCCCAGTTCCCGCTGGACGCCCCGGCGTCAGTTTCGTGGTGGCCGGAAGAGCGCCGGCGGACGACGTTCGGCTCCCTGCTGGTGCGGGTCGTGGCCGAGACCGCGCAGCACGCCGGCCACGCGGACATCATCCGGGAGGCGATCGACGGCCGCCCGGGCGCCGATCACGACGTCGCCGGCGACGCGGACTGGTGGACCCGCCACCTCGCCCGCGTCCAGGAGGCCGCCGACCAGCACGACGGGGTCAGCCGACCGGGGTGA